In a genomic window of Lycium ferocissimum isolate CSIRO_LF1 chromosome 9, AGI_CSIRO_Lferr_CH_V1, whole genome shotgun sequence:
- the LOC132031719 gene encoding uncharacterized protein LOC132031719, producing MFGSILNVLESLVLDARLLDERAKAMGYLKACRTYEVVFMLHLMSDVLAITNELNKCLQKKEQDLANAMLLVEVAKIRLQAYMDEEWDSLIARVSLFCIKHEILVPNFEEPYVSSLRSRRRLGDNKVSHHYRLEVFCNIIDWQLQELKDHFGEATTDLLHGISCLNPIDSFQVLTSGK from the coding sequence ATGTTTGGTTCTATTCTTAATGTTCTTGAATCACTTGTTCTTGATGCGCGATTATTGGATGAAAGAGCCAAGGCAATGGGATATCTCAAAGCTTGTCGAACATATGAGGTTGTGTTCATGTTGCATTTGATGAGTGATGTTTTAGCAATCACAAATGAGCTTAATAAATGCTTACAAAAAAAGGAGCAAGATTTGGCAAATGCTATGCTACTTGTTGAAGTAGCAAAAATAAGGTTGCAAGCGTATATGGATGAAGAATGGGATTCTCTTATTGCTAGGGTGTCTTTGTTTTGTATCAAGCATGAAATTTTGGTTCCTAACTTTGAGGAGCCATATGTTAGCTCTTTAAGATCACGAAGGAGACTTGGTGACAATAAAGTCTCTCATCATTATCGTCTTGAGGTATTTTGCAATATTATTGATTGGCAACTTCAAGAACTTAAAGATCATTTTGGCGAAGCGACGACTGATTTGCTTCATGGAATTTCTTGTTTGAATCCAATTGACTCATTTCAAGTTTTGACATcaggaaaataa